In Caproiciproducens sp. NJN-50, the following are encoded in one genomic region:
- a CDS encoding Crp/Fnr family transcriptional regulator: MLYELRKSPLFTGMSESDVEKCLSCSKSEIVTYEKDEIIFSQKDIPKKLFVLLEGTVAVCHDSVSGKRSIMANFSRSGELFGEVFLFLEKKGYDHYAQAVTPAKVLQIPREFLSHTCGENCGCHSKMISNMMAILAQKAYQLNQKVQILSCASLRQKIAKIFLQNCSAAGRVTLSMNREELADFLNTARPSLSRELMRMQEDGLLKIEKKKIYITNLEKLQNI, translated from the coding sequence ATGCTTTATGAATTGAGAAAAAGCCCGCTGTTTACAGGAATGTCTGAAAGCGACGTCGAAAAATGCCTGTCATGCAGCAAATCGGAAATCGTGACCTACGAAAAAGACGAAATCATCTTTTCCCAAAAAGACATTCCTAAGAAACTGTTCGTGCTGCTGGAAGGGACCGTGGCTGTATGCCATGATTCCGTTTCCGGAAAGCGCAGCATCATGGCAAATTTCAGCCGGTCGGGGGAACTGTTTGGCGAGGTGTTTCTTTTTCTGGAGAAAAAGGGATATGATCACTATGCGCAGGCGGTCACTCCCGCAAAGGTTTTACAGATCCCGAGGGAATTTCTTTCCCACACCTGCGGAGAAAACTGCGGCTGCCACTCGAAGATGATTTCCAACATGATGGCCATCCTGGCGCAGAAGGCGTATCAGCTCAATCAAAAGGTCCAAATTTTGTCCTGCGCCTCGCTTCGCCAGAAGATTGCGAAAATCTTTCTTCAAAACTGTTCGGCCGCCGGCAGAGTCACGCTCTCCATGAACCGCGAGGAACTGGCCGACTTCTTAAATACGGCCCGGCCCTCTTTATCCAGGGAACTGATGCGGATGCAGGAAGACGGGCTTTTAAAAATTGAAAAGAAAAAAATTTATATTACCAATTTGGAGAAGCTGCAGAATATTTGA